The Prodigiosinella aquatilis region TTGCGCCTTATTAAATGACGATCCTCACATTGCTGAGATGACGATCGATATTCCTTATCCTTGTCCTTTACCTACCATTGAAGCGTGGATTGCCGCTCATCCCGGTGACTGGGAAAGCAGAAAAAGCGTTGTATTTGCTATTACTCTGCGGGAGAGCGGCGAGTTGATAGGTACGGTGTCGCTCTTGGCGCTTGATAGTCAATATCCTGAAACAGGTTTTTGGCTGGGAAAGGATTTCAGACGTAAAGGGTTTACTACGGAAGCAAATTATCACATCTGCCAGTTTGCTTTCGAGCAACTTGGATTGACCCAGCTATACAGCTGCCACCTGCGGCACAATTCTGCATCAGGCCGGGTGCTGCTAAAAAGTCATTTTCACTTTCTGGATTGCAAAACCCT contains the following coding sequences:
- a CDS encoding GNAT family N-acetyltransferase, which encodes MQQQPSINTNRLILRPFQADDAVRVCALLNDDPHIAEMTIDIPYPCPLPTIEAWIAAHPGDWESRKSVVFAITLRESGELIGTVSLLALDSQYPETGFWLGKDFRRKGFTTEANYHICQFAFEQLGLTQLYSCHLRHNSASGRVLLKSHFHFLDCKTLFVPVLEREETLCFYRRKA